The genomic DNA AATAAAGGATTTCTGAAAGGCATACTATTATAAGAGTTCTTATGCTGTCTCAATGAAAAGTGGACAATTTTGAAATTCAGGATTTTATACTATGGACTTattacaaaaatacttttgttcCACTGTGCTGTTAAAAGTGTCACCAATGACCTGAATCAAAGACTTCAGTGAATTGTCCCTATTTAAAAGCTTTGAGTGCAGCTCAGATAACAATCTTTTCTTGGTTCACATGCTTtaagtacaaatatttttagtatatGTGCGggtgtatttttatattagtGGGTAAATCAGCTTGAACAGTAAATGTTTATAACTAAGTAAGGaatttttttgattgtttgttttaaatgtaaacttGAAGAAATTTCATTGCATCCTGTTGCAAATCCCAGTATTATTTTAAGGACTAGTGTTTCGTTGGTTAACTTCTGACAATACAGCGCTGTctcacatttcttcttttactattttttgtaagtattacaaagaaaaaaatctccaacCATTGTTCCTTGTCCCTACTCATTCTTACACTGGAGTTTCTCCTTAGAATTTGCTAAAACTCAATAAGATATATGAGTGTGATTATAAACTTCCTATTTTTAGCTCATAATGGAAATAAGTTATTTGCCATATACTTTGTTTTTCTACAACaatcctgttttgtttcagtataatttttaattatttctccaAATACTCTTATTTAGATTGTGATTTGAATCACTGTTGAAATCCAGAGTGTTAGATGTTATAATTTAGAACCAAATAGTCTCTAAAAGTTTCTGAATGGATccaaactgaaaatacttttttaaaagtatgtttcttctgttatattttcagtgtgacttttttgaatttttttttttctgaagtggtaAATCACTGTCACAACCTTGTTTGAAAATAATAGCATACCTAcgaattaaaataaatactgaaaattcaGAGTAAATCTATCTGTAACatttgaaagaacagaaattctgATGATCGTAAATGTACAACTTAATACATGTCCCTGTGGACATGCCTGGTTAAGCGGGAATTCTGACTCATATGGACCACGAAAGCCGACACTTTAAATGTACAAAAATCTAactaaatgaaattatttacagtCTTAAACCTTGTCAGTCAAACGAAAATGTGGATGCACTGGTCAAATTATTGTTCAGTATGTTTTGGAGTTACACCCATTGTACAAATGTAGTTGCTTTTCTGCATACAGTtgagcatgatttttttttaaatttataaacatatttaagaaggcAACAAGGCAACAAACATCATTGAGGAAAAATAGCGGaattcaaaattaattactttGAACTGCATATGAAAATATTATGTATGCTATCTAAATGTTGGTTGgtttaaatttaaattcttaTCTTTTTCTTGAATTGATAGAGCTCTACTTGTTTTCTGACCTCTTCTGAATTTTAAGTGTTGGGAGTGCAAATCAacataaatgtgttttaaataacaaaatgtaaatattaactgaaaaaatgcatttacataCTTTTTCCATATGCATTTTAGGACACATATGAAAAATTGCTAAACGCTCAGAAATACGAAGACCAACTGATAGCTCAAGACCTTcctcctcagaaaaaaaaaaggtaagctTCTGATTAGAATGAATATTGATACTGGTTATCTTAAAATGCCTCAGTATGTTGTTTTGGCACTTCTTATAGTTGCCTACCCTACCTGCCTTTTATTCCACAAACGtattttcagacatttttcctgttccttGTCTAATATTTGTATGGTAATTTGAGGTTGAAAAGTCTTATCTGTAACATGTATGTGTAGAGTGCTCACTTCTCACTGCTAAAATAGGCAAACCTTAcctgtttctcttcctctttaatCTCTCCCTGCTCTTTTCAATATTCTTGCTTATATAAAAATTCTGAAGTGCAATTTGAAAATAAGTAGAgaatatgtatatgtatgtatattcaTATGTATTCATATGTATATGAAGTTTTCTAATcaattcttaattaaaaatctttttaaaaatgaagtaaactCTTTATAAGAAaacaatgcattttaaaataccaaataAGTTGCTTATCTGTTGGAAAAATCCTAAGGCCTAAGCTGAGCTCTTTAATAGCCTTTTAATAATTACAGttcttgaatatttttacttaaaatatttaacttgaAGAGCATCAAAATAGCTAATTtcactatttttcttctaatggcTTTGAACAGCTAAATCTTCAAAAACTACAGAAATTTTAGAAAAGTTTATTTGGTAGGATTTATTTAAATATCACCATTATTAGCAGTTGAGTTtagtttctcttctttctcctctttaaCTTCTGTGGTGTGCACAGCAAGCTCTTTGGCTAGTTAGCCACGGGACAGAAAAGCTACATGTCAACCAGAAGCTAATGGAGAAGCTACAGTTGTTCTTTTCGTAGTGCATACAGTCAGACTTGTCTTTGAAATGGGTTTATGCTTTAAGAACTTTTTACTTCTCTTAGGATATGCTCTTGATCTtctattttgagatttttttgctAGGATTGTATGATATATTAGTATACTAGATTCAgcaaagctttaaaagaaaaggatacAGCTCATAAGTTTTGATTTTGGCATTTACTGCTTTTCTGTATAGTTACTTTTTCACTGTCCAGGTTGTTTTTATCTTTGTTCTTGCTGTGCGCTTTCTAGCCAGATTTATGTGCTGTTCTAGTTGCTCATAATTTTGGTTTGTCATTCCTTAATTTTGgccatttgttttttattttaggaagaGAAAGGATTAATTTGCTGAGATTATTTCAATTTCTTAAATAACAGAAGTTCATGTTTCTTCATTATATAAATAGTGTCCTGTGACCCACAGAATGTTTTGTCATAGGTTTGTGTTGGCTTCTGAGCAGACGAGAACAAATGAATTTAGGTTCTTGGTTtatgctgctgaaaaataacCTGACTCCTTACAGAGCTCAGCCAGTGGATTTACTGATGTGAAAAATGACCTAAAGCTAGTCAAGAGTTGAAAGGGGTTTGTAAAAGCTCAGAGAATTTGAAGGATTTTTGAGACTTATTGTCCATGCTGGATATGGTACTTCCTCTCAGATTAGCCTGGATAATTTATCCCCAAAGCGTAGGCAGAGGGTGGGTTGATGAGAAGGACTGTTGTTGTATGGAGTTTGGTGTTGtgtgttttagtttggttttttgtttcccaGAAAATAAACCTATTGTGGACTCAGTCTGTAATATTAATTGTAGGGTTAGGGCCTGATCTTGATCTGCTTTAAGTTTATAGCTTTTCACATATAAAAAATGTCATTGACTTCACTGGAAGTAGCAATATGTAAATGTAAGTATATAATTGAGTCTGTCAGGATTGAAAACTTTTTAGAATTACTGTTAGAATCATTTCTAAATAAACATTTCTCATGCCTTGACTCAGAAAAGTGTTAAAATACATACTCTATGAAGTACTACTTAAAATCACCTTCAGAATGAGTGCTTTTCTGAATCACAGCTTCCTTAATGCTGTTGAAAACTTTCATTGTTTCTAAAAGAACCTAAAGGGGTAAGAAGCTAGTTACAGCATTGCCTTAAATGTACTTGATAACGTTGGCACGTGTATTTATGGTGGCATTCTCTTTTGTTGGTCACTCCGTATCATTCATATTTCAGAGATTTATTTCAAGCAttggttgtttctttgtgtTAGCATCTCTGTTTGAGCCTTCGATTTTGGTCTTTGTTGCTTGTAAAGCAAActtttccagcagcaggcttttaaaattaagtctGAACTTGTGCGGAGGATTGCTCACTATTACAGCACTATGCTAGCTTAATCTCGGACTTCCATAATATGAATAATGTATAACTGATACTCATAATTTTCACGTGATGAATTCAATACATGAAGTTACCATCCCTTTCAcaagaacttttaaaatcaacGTAGGCCTTCTCATGTTTACTGTAGGAATGCGATCTGTATTGATTTATAATGGAAAATGTACTTCTAAACGAAGACTGACTGTATGTGTGGTCCTTTGTGATGTAACTCTAATTGCATGGTTAATTAAAGGGAGAATATATGtgatattttaaacagaaacctGGCTGGCAGCAGATGGCTGACTAAGATTGAATTGGAAGAAATGTTGTTAGAAAAACTGACAGATAATGATGTAAGTAATTAATCTTTCTAATCTTAAGGAGGTTCATatcttaaaaatacagactCTGGGTGTGTTTTTGGGTACTGAAAAGGTACTATGTAGAAGCAGGTGCCCTTtgaaagaattttctttcttctcctaaAATCTATATTTGCTCATTGCACTATCACATTCATGTTGTCTTGAAAAGTGACCAGTGTCACTTTTTATTTAGCACAGTACAGAATTATTAAGGATTTGCATCATTACTAACAGAGCTTAGTTTTTCTCCTGGTAACTTTGTGAGGGCTAGAGGGCTTGTTCCTTGTGATCTAATTATGTAGTCAAGAATGGAGTATAGTAACACTTTATAATAGGAATAAGTAGTCATTTATTCTAAGTTACAGATAAAAAACCAGTAGGGCTAGAACCTCTGCTTGTTATAGAGAAGGGGTAAATGTTCAAGACGGAAAACATGATGGATTTGTGTAATGCTAAACCTCCATAGAGTTTGACTATTTGATCTTAAGGATGAGATGataatgacagaaaaatcacagagaaggCTGATCAGAAATATGGAGTCCTTTTTCTTAGTGTTTCActacagaataaaatatcagaaacaAGATACAAAGCTACATGGATCTGTGGTCTGATACAGATATCTCTTGTTATATTCTCCTTTGATATGAATatggtgggagagaggaggattTTGCAGTTTCTTCAGTATCTGCAAACTGTATCACTGTCTAGATTTTCTTTACATGTATCTCTGGGAATAAGACTGTTCATCCTGATAGTcgcacacttttttttcttaaagctttttCCTACAGTCCCCTAAATAGCATTAAATTTTGTAACAGCAGGTTCAGACTATGTGGCcagcttcagttttcttttgaaagtttAAGGTTGAGTATGATAATACCAGAGAATGAAACACAATTTGTCAGAGCATcccaagtgcttcctgtgaacAGCATCATTGCAAAAATAGCATAGCAGCAGCAAACATGCCCTTTGCTCACTTGTCATCCAGAACTGTAAGATGTGATGCCTTCCTTGTCTAGGGGTGATGTGAAAAGATCTCGAGCAGATTGTGGTCCTTAAGCATAAGGTAGAAATTGCTATTGTAAATTCTCCATCCTGGTATACCCAAGAGACTTTATCTTGCTTGGAGTAGAAAGAGTTATGACTTCAGTGTTTTCAGTAGCCTCCTGCATTTGGAAtggctgtttttcctcttgtagTGCCAGGAACCGGTCTAGTTGTAAAACCAAGCAGTTTGGTGTTCTTCACTGCTTGTTTTTTTGTACATTCTACATCTGTGAAAGTAGACAGTAGtaaactaaaaacaaacaaaacaaccaccaccaaaacaaacaaaaaaaccaaaccccaaacccattTATATACTGGACTCTTGCATGTGAAACCACAACGTCTCAAAGCCTCAGCCTATGGGAACAAACGttgtttaaatgtatttgaaatgtCTTGGTATGAGCTACCAGTCTTACCTGCTCAAATTCTTATATTTTGCCACTGCAACAaattttttgtggtgtttgcaTTATTAAACAAAATCAGAGCTATTGATGTTTGGttgtgtgggtgttttttttccctttgcaatcTGGAAATGAAAACTGTTGGAAACTTTCTTCATCTGTAGcctctgtcattttaaaatttttgtacTTCTGCTCTTCCAAGGCTTTACCACAGCTCTATGTCACATCGTTAGGCTGGAGTAGTTTTCGAAGTGATGTTAGAGCTCCAGAGGCTATTGCTgggttacaggaaaagtattaaATTTGAGCAGAAGACTCTggtgacagagaaaagaaaaaatacttttaacagcgaaaagaaaaaatacatttaataacaGCTTGTAAGTAAAGTGAACTTTATGGTATCTGTATGAATATGGTATCTATatgaaaaatccattttagaTGATAGCATACCTTTATATCCAGTGCCCAGCTGTCTAGTGCTCCTGCCAGTAATACTTCCTAACAGGACATCCCAGCTTTTAGCACAAATGGGTTAACACAGTGGTATTTACTCTTTAATCACATGTTGAAGAACTTTGGAGGGGAGTGTAAGGGAGAAGGAGAACCACACAGTAGCAAAGGATAATTTATTTCAAGAGGTTGCCCTTTAAGTCAAGTATctcttgaatttttaaatagcttGATTGTTCAGTTCGAAAGGAAATCATAAACATAAAAGTAATGCAGCTTGAACAGCCAAAGATAGACAGATAGGTATTTCCTGTATATATTATGAAATATAATCATTTAAGAGGTTCAGtttagtgaaataaaattatttccaagtcAATGAACATGCTGACTTACTGAAAATGAGGTGAAAATCTCTTCTTGCCATTTTATagaacaataataaaagaatgAAGACCACcctcaatattttctttttaaaagtgagGTGAACTTCATTCTAATACAATAATCCGGTATTACAAAGGGGTTGGTTATGCTTTGAATTAAAGTTTCATTGTTGCCTGATGAAAGAACTAGGTATCTTTAGTCACACAGAAAATGATGCATCTGCATGCTGTTCTTAAATCAGCATGTAGGTGCAAAAGTGTCATCTTGTCAGATATCATCAATAAAAGTGAAGTACGAAAGATcaattatataaaaatagaaagttttAGCAAATGCAATTACACTTGCATCCTTTAATGAAGTCTTGTTGTCTACAGTATTCAAGGTTTATTCTACTCTTGGAAAAATTGATGACGTTGCCATTTGGTGACACCGAGGAGAAATATGTACAAAAGTTTTCCAAAGAAGTACCTGTGCAGTTACAAAAGGTGGTTATTGAGCCCTTGAAGTATGATGAGCGAGGAGTGGCCTTCAGCACCGCTGAAGGTAATAATTTCAAGTTGTTTGGTAATGATGCAGTGCTTTTACTCTTCACACTACTTTCCTTATAGTATGTACAACACTGCTGGATGTGTTGCTACTTCATTTTATATGCTTAAGTGTATATTGTGTGTGTAATAGTTATTTATGTTATGCCACACTAAATTATGACATGGCCTGGTAACAAAGTGGAAGTTTTTGCCACAAAGTCTATCAACTGTTAGTTTATATCTGCATTTCTATACAGTAGTACTTCTGTAGAGAAGACCTTGTTGTGCTGCATGTTGTAGGATACAAAAGGACTTTTCGTTGCTGGCAAGAGTTGACTGTTGAACATGAATGGCAGGTGACTGGGGAAACACAAACACATATGGAGAATTCCATGGATTTAACAGTGTTATTGCTTAATATGAAAGTGTCATACTTCAACCACTAAATAACCTTTAGCATGATTTGCGTAGGCCGTCCAGCAAAGGAGAATTTTGAAGATGCAAAGGATAAATAGCAATGCATTTGGATATTTAcaaacagctgaggaaaatGCAAAGAGGGAATTCCTAAATTTTTCAAACAAGTGAACAAACCACAGCTGGCCTTACAAGACAGAGATGGGCATCAGTCTTTGGTACTGAGACAGAGGAGATGTTAGAGAAAAGCCATGAAGGTCTCTGTATGTTCCATACACAGGCTGCTTACGTTTTCACTGGGAGACGTAGTAGAAGAATGATATATTATATGGGTGATAGGCTAGAAAAAACAAGGTAGCAACAACATGGATAGGAAAGTCTGACGACTTTCTGGATGAAGCAGATGTGCACATACACTTCATGCTGTACATTTAAGAGGAATCTTAGTCAGATATGATGTGTATTCTTGAACAGCATAATAAGATAATAAGAACAATAGTCGCAGAGAATCTGAGGGGCAAAATGGCTGGAGAGCTCGGTTCTAGCTGAGTTGGCTCCAAGATGATGTGACAACAAGGAGATGTGAGAGTGCCAAACTGGGATTTAATCCACGCTGGTTTTCAGCAGTGTCTTCAGAACAGTAGTTATTGAAGTTTGATAAACATGTAACACATGTCATTTAAGAAAAGCCAACAGATTTTGTAAGTTCAAGAACAGTCTTGTTTATGTCCCATCACCCccctaaatgaagaaaaatgtctaaTGTGTTTCATAATTCCTTTAACAGAATGGTAGCTTCTTTTGTGCTACAGAAGATTGGTCTTGGGCTTTAGCACAGAGTTTGTCATGTTTTAACTTGAAGCTAATGCGCTTAAAACTGACTAATTTCTGAGGAAACTGTGCTAAATGATGCATAGGCATTGCTTATACCAGTATAATTAAAGTGTTAACCTCTTCCATGTGAATATTCTTAAACTTCTGTACCTTTGTatgattttataaaatattttaatactattAGAAATTGTACCGATGGTAAATGTTGGTGTTCAACAAACTGTTGATCTTGTGATGTCACAgtacatgaaaataaagaaagtgTCCTGAGCTACTGAGGTTATGGGAGGTAGGGTGTTACCTCTACCTCCTTCCAACACACACTTGCCCCCCTTAATAGACATTGACTTAAAATGTATTGAAAACTAGCTGTTCattgtttgtatttatttccttctcaatTTTATTGTTACCTCAGCCtccaaaaagaaacagctggtACTATATGAAAGTGTTGAGATTTGTTTAACTTCTTGGGCACTTGAAGCTCTGTAGAATACTGAAGCCTCATAACAGATTGGTTTTAATTCCTTTCAGGTGGAAGAAAAACTGCAAGAGCTACTGCAGTAGTTTATGACAATGGGACTGGAAAAATTACAGTGAATGGAATAGATATTTTACATTacttcccagtgctgcaggacagGTGAGAGCACTATGACATGCTGTGTTCTTGCTGTACTTATTCCACCACAAGTCGTACCATGCAGTTGTATGTTGGTGCTGTGTTCCACAGAGCTGATGTTATATTCTTCTTTCTGTGTAACTGTTTTATGaaaattgcttttgcttttcctcctagTTCTCAGGAGTTAGTGGTATAAGAACCGATAGGCAAGCCTTGCTCTGTGTTTcttgtctttccctttctgaagGGATGCAAAAATCAAGAGCACAGACTATTTGGATAATTCAGATTTTGGTCTCCTTAGGAAGGGCTTGtagtttattttataaataaataaacaataaacAGTATCTTTAAGTGTTTGCTGAGAGATTTGCCAATTGTATGCATGTGTAATTACTGTGGCATACAATAACATAGTGGAAGCAAACAAGATGAGATGCTTCATGTAAAGCTTCAGATTTTGGAGGATGTGTGTAGTCTGATACAGGGACGGCTTCTAATAAAGCTAACATAGGAGGATTTCTACCTcttatgtgatttttattttatattgtgGTTTCTGAGCTCAAGAATAGGAAGATTGCTCAATTTTAATATCTAGAGCTGACAGACTTTGGCATCTATAGATAATTAGTGAAACAAAAGTAATTGTAAAACTGAACTTAAAACACTTACCATTGGCAGTTTGAATATGCTCCTAACTGCTAATCTCTCATTAATTTAGTTAATATCAGTAGAAAATTAGAGACATGAATGCCTTTTTGGGTCTCTGCCTGAAAGTTAACTATGTTTTTGTATATACTATATGATAAGAAACGTGCATATTGCATAACTtcatatacatgcatatatttaacttttattatgcttatttttttttatttttagagaacAGTTGTTGTTCCCTTTCCAGTTTCTTGACAGAGTTGGAAAACATGATATGGTTTGCACAGTCTCTGGTGGAGGAAGATCTGCACAGGCTGGAGCAATACGTTTAGCCTCTGCAAAAGCCTTAAGAAGTTTTgtgacagaaaaggaagtggAATTCATGAGGCAAGGtaggaaattatttcaatgtTTCTTAACATGTTTCTAGTAATTAACGGAATTAATACTAGGATCATTAAGGATCAGATAGTGCAAATTTGAGTAAATCATCTCGGTGAAACCTTGTATATTTTGTGAAAGGgatctgcatttatttataaattgttttctcctgtttcctAGTATTCTTTGTTTACATTTTGAATGACTTCTTGAAGATTTTTCCATCTGTTCACGACCTCTCTTAGGTCTATTAACCAGCTGATATTGCCTCAACATAGAATCACAAAAGATGAATATATATTCACTAACAAATAAATCTGAATCAGGCATTAGTGAGCTGTAAGGTACTaagattgtatttttttcacttggttAATCCACATGTTGTtcatgtttaaatttttttttctcaaactgAAACACTAGAGGGTTAGCTTTGAAGGAATAGTAATGAGAATAAACATATTACATGCAGCTAGCCGGGCTGAAGGAGCATCTTTCCTCTCTTGCTTTATTTAGATTCTACAAGTTACCTGGGATAAGATAGAACTTATTTGGATAACATTCTTCTCAGTGATTAGATGCCATACCGTTTCAGGAAATATAGAATTGCGAACAGTGAGCTTTTAACTATGCTCTTTCTGGACTAGTAGGGAGAATACTTGTGTATATTACTGGCACAACAGctatgatttttcttctgtctgttgCCAGCCATGGAAGTAAAGCTGTCTTCATCGCAACAAGTTTGATTATAGCTTTTCAGTACTGACAAATAAGACTTGCTAGGAATACCCCTGTAAACTGACGTTCTAGTGAGATGGGTATCTGTAAAGAAATCAGCATAGTTCTGAACAGGTCTTGGACATGACCAAATATACTCTGGAAACACTAAGTGTACTTTGAAGCAGTGGTCTCCAAAGTAGGGTACATGCACCCCAGTTTCACAAGGTGATCCACTGGGgtgcaggaagaaaatcttCAAATTTCAGTAGTGTATATAACTTATAGATTAATAAATACACAtaatatgcacatatatatgtagAGACTTTATTGCTCTcaacaactacctgaaaggaggctgtagcatggagggtgttggtctcttctcccaagtaagaagtgataggatgagaggaaatggcctcaagttgcaccaggggaggtttaggttggatattaggaaaaatttcttcctggaaagtggcgtcaggcattggaacaggctgcccagggaagtgctggagtcaccatccctggaggtgtttaaaagttgCATAGATGAAgtccttagggacatggcttagtgccagtgttaggttaatggttggacttgatgatcttgagggtctcttccaaccaaaatggttctgtgattctatattgGAGGTGCatgctcaaaaatattttactgttagGAGTGCACAATCAAAAAAAGTTGGAGATCACTGCTCTGAAGGCTGAAGCAATATCAGTGTAAAacaatgtggatttttttcgTGACTTGTAAACTAAAATGTGAAGAAAGTTTAGTTACtaaagaaaagtttaaatgtTAGAGGTTCTGCCGAAACTTCCTTTCATATGTTTTGTACTGAACCCTTGTCCTTGATGTTACAATTCATATGCAAAGTTAATGGCTGGCTTGAGTCCCTCACATGTAGTATATCTGCAATAACAACTAATAACAGTAAACAAATGggtgcttttctgtgttttgtagcTGGACTACTAACACCTGACCCACGTGTGAAGGAACGAAAAAAGCCTGGTCAAGAGGGAGCCAGGCGGAAATTCACCTGGAAAAAGCGATAAGTTTGAGTATTGAAAGAACAACAGAATGCTACCAGAATTTCCGAACGTACTGAATTATGTTTTAAAGCTAttgtataaatatatttagtaATAAAGACTCTTTGTGTTATAACTactatgttttctttgtttaaaaagcaacaaacaacttcatttaaatttatttaaaattgtgGTGCGATTTGCCAATAAGCTAAATTTAAAATAGTAGCTTGAGTGCCAGCTTTGCAACTTAGCTCTACTGAAGTTGTTAACCATTTATGGAACTGTCGTGGattgtaacttttaaaaatcagtagtaTTTGTTTAGCGACTTGACTATCCACATTCTGGAGTTAAGCAGCTCCTAAACAGGTATTTGGACAACTTTGAGATGCCTCCCTTTTTGCCTCACAGGTATCAGAAGATAAGTGACAGCTTTGCACCTAAGCTATGGTGGAGTTGAGAAACTAGCAGAGTGGTACCTGACAACTGAGGGGATGTTGAGAGAGGAGCAGTGACAGCGGATAAACCTTCGCTTGTGGAATCTGTTGTCTCCAGGATGCCTCCCTAGGTGAAGTAGGGAGTGATTCAGAGCGTGTTCCTAAGTTTAGGTGCTCTGAATCACCCTCTGGAGGAGtcagtttttcttctcccaaa from Caloenas nicobarica isolate bCalNic1 chromosome 1, bCalNic1.hap1, whole genome shotgun sequence includes the following:
- the MRPS9 gene encoding small ribosomal subunit protein uS9m; this translates as MAAAVGRVLRLGSRWSAAAPGAQTLRLICTTTARQRKNVGASGPEKYTEAFIKKQIEEFNLGKRHLANMMGEDPETFTQEDIDKAIAYLFPSGLFDKKARPMMKHPTEIFPEQRKIQWGEDGRPFHFLFYTGKQSYYSLMHDTYEKLLNAQKYEDQLIAQDLPPQKKKRNLAGSRWLTKIELEEMLLEKLTDNDYSRFILLLEKLMTLPFGDTEEKYVQKFSKEVPVQLQKVVIEPLKYDERGVAFSTAEGGRKTARATAVVYDNGTGKITVNGIDILHYFPVLQDREQLLFPFQFLDRVGKHDMVCTVSGGGRSAQAGAIRLASAKALRSFVTEKEVEFMRQAGLLTPDPRVKERKKPGQEGARRKFTWKKR